A genome region from Alphaproteobacteria bacterium includes the following:
- a CDS encoding MerR family transcriptional regulator translates to MKQKQSAQKSAGAFRTISEVADDLGVEQHVLRFWETKFSQIKPLKRGGGRRYYRPEDVELLKSIYNLLYQEGYTIKGVQKLLSNTRGAASRGDDSISKAVQKNKAELQSMLDDLKSMRKLIG, encoded by the coding sequence ATGAAGCAAAAGCAGTCGGCGCAGAAATCGGCGGGCGCGTTCCGCACGATTTCCGAAGTGGCCGATGATCTGGGCGTTGAACAGCACGTGCTGCGTTTCTGGGAAACCAAATTCTCGCAGATCAAGCCGCTCAAGCGTGGCGGCGGCCGTCGCTACTACCGTCCCGAAGATGTCGAATTGCTGAAAAGCATCTATAACCTTCTCTATCAGGAAGGCTATACGATCAAGGGCGTGCAGAAGCTGCTCTCCAACACCCGCGGCGCGGCTTCGCGCGGCGACGACAGCATCTCCAAAGCCGTCCAGAAGAACAAGGCCGAGCTGCAATCGATGCTCGACGACCTGAAATCCATGCGCAAGCTGATCGGCTAA
- a CDS encoding SlyX family protein, translated as MSDEKITQIQEVLAHQEQEIATLNQMVTKQWDEIDLLKKQIRKLQGSLQEVTENQTTSTAEQAARDKPPHY; from the coding sequence ATGTCCGACGAAAAAATCACCCAGATACAGGAAGTCCTCGCGCATCAGGAGCAGGAGATTGCGACGCTCAACCAGATGGTCACGAAACAATGGGATGAAATCGATTTGCTGAAAAAACAAATTCGCAAATTGCAGGGTTCGTTGCAGGAAGTGACCGAGAACCAGACAACATCCACCGCCGAACAGGCCGCGCGCGACAAGCCGCCGCATTATTGA